From Lemur catta isolate mLemCat1 chromosome 19, mLemCat1.pri, whole genome shotgun sequence, a single genomic window includes:
- the ZNF233 gene encoding LOW QUALITY PROTEIN: zinc finger protein 233 (The sequence of the model RefSeq protein was modified relative to this genomic sequence to represent the inferred CDS: inserted 3 bases in 2 codons): MTKFQEAVTVKDVAVVFTEEELGLLDSAQRGLYREVTLENFRNLLSVGYQPFKLDTLLWLGREEKLWVTEAETQGDGCSGHRKQNEIETLQEVGLRYLLHEDLMCWQILEQFTTKSARNQDSIVNLQGKRSKLLKQGDLPCWVWAGESIQVSEDENYVIKLKRESSNSIKNQESPIRTTWDFWRRMYLRESQNYQNRCQQIDVTKKLYKCDHHVRRRIAHDHDDQAVHKREGAFSHDNCGKGFVKKSSQCSIIQSGEQTSDENGKGFNIGSNLERHQQLHLGEKPLIYIEYGKGMGCRWVLPMHQSIHTGQKCCRNGECGXGFSQSSHLQPPQRVHTAERPHKCRVYAQSLSKNCLPTHELIHLVEKLHTCDRCGKGFCHSSDLNIHCVDNAEERACQCDTYNKGFSQMSQLQVHQRAHPRDXKHNWEAPDRTFNQTSGLHQRVHTGEKPYKCEVCGKGFSKNSYLQVHQRVHNGDKSSAH, from the exons GAGGCAGTGACGGTCAAGGACGTGGCTGTGGTCTTcacggaggaggagctggggctgctggACTCTGCCCAGAGGGGGCTGTACCGAGAAGTGACGCTGGAGAACTTCAGGAACCTGCTGTCAGTGG GCTACCAGCCCTTCAAACTAGATACGCTGTTATGgttgggaagagaagagaagctttgggtgacagaggcagagacccAAGGAGATGGGTGCTCAG GACACAGGAAGCAAAATGAGATAGAGACTCTTCAAGAAGTAGGATTAAGATACCTTTTACATGAAGATCTTATGTGCTGGCAAATATTGGAACAATTTACAACTAAATCAGCCAGAAATCAAGACTCCATAGTAAATCTTCAAGGCAAGAGGTCCAAGTTGCTAAAACAAGGAGATCTTCCCTGTTGGGTATGGGCAGGAGAATCTATTCAGGTCTCTGAAGATGAGAACTATGTAATAAAGCTTAAAAGGGAGAGTTCCAATAGTATAAAAAATCAAGAGTCTCCAATTAGGACTACCTGGGATTTCTGGAGGAGAATGTATCTGAGAGAATCACAGAATTATCAGAATAGGTGTCAGCAAATTGATGTGACAAAGAAACTCTATAAATGTGATCATCATGTTAGGAGGAGGATTGCTCACGACCATGATGATCAGGCAGTGCACAAAAGAGAGGGAGCTTTCAGCCACGATAATTGTGGAAAAGGCTTTGTGAAGAAATCATCCCAGTGTAGTATAATCCAATCAGGAGAGCAAACCTCTGATGAGAATGGAAAAGGCTTCAACATTGGCTCTAATCTTGAACGTCATCAGCAATTGCACTTAGGCGAGAAGCCCCTTATATATATTGAGTATGGGAAAGGCATGGGTTGTAGGTGGGTGCTTCCCATGCATCAGAGTATCCACACGGGACAGAAGTGCTGTAGGAATGGTGAGTGTG GAGGCTTCAGTCAGAGCTCACATCTGCAACCTCCTCAGAGAGTCCACACAGCAGAGAGACCCCACAAATGTCGGGTATATGCTCAGAGCTTAAGTAAGAACTGTCTTCCCACTCATGAGCTTATTCACCTAGTAGAGAAGCTGCATACATGTGACAGGTGTGGGAAGGGCTTTTGTCATAGCTCAGATCTTAACATTCACTGTGTAGACAACGCTGAAGAGAGAGCGTGTCAATGTGATACGTACAATAAAGGCTTCAGTCAGATGTCACAACTTCAAGTCCACCAGAGAGCCCACCCTAGAGA TAAACACAACTGGGAGGCACCTGACAGGACATTTAATCAGACTTCTGGTCTTCATcagagagttcacactggagagaaaccatataaatgtGAGGTGTGTGGGAAGGGCTTCAGTAAGAATTCGTATCTTCAGGTTCATCAGAGAGTCCATAATGGTGATAAATCCAGTGCACACTGA